The genomic stretch TGTTCGAGCAGAGCGGCGGCGCTGGCGGCATTGGCGAGCGCGAGTCGGAGCTCCAGCGAGGTGCCGATACCCGCTTCGAAACGGCTGCGCACGAGGTCGGCGGTGGCCTCGAAATTGCGGACGGTTTCCTCGGCGAGTTGCAGCTGAAGTCGCGAGGTCGAGGTGCGGAACCACGCTTTGGCGACTCCGGCCGCGAGCGAGAGACGGGCACCCGCGAAGTCCGCTTCGGCCGCCTCGAGGTCGGCGAGGGCGGCTTGGCCACGGTCGCGCAGCTTGCCCCAGAGGTCGATCTCCCAACGCACGTTGGCACCGAGCTGCCGCGATTGTGCGATCGCGCCGACGGCTTCGCCGGGCGCGGTCTTCACGGCGTTCTGGAAGCGTGCCGCGTCGAGCCCGACTCCGATCTGCGGAAGGCGGTCGGCGCCTGCGATGATCGAGGCGGCGCGTGTGCTCTCCAGCGAGGCGGCGAGCGCGCGCAGGTCGTGGTTGCGGGCGAGTGCTTGTTCGACGAGGTCGGGCAAACGCGGGTCGCCCAGCCTAAGGAGCCAATCGTCGGAAACGGCCTTGTTCTCGGGCGCGTTGCTCGTTGTCGCCGCGGGAGCCGTCCAGCGGGAGGGCGCATCCGGCACGGCCTCGGGACGCTGCGCGGTTCGGGGCGATGTCACGCATCCGGAAAACGCCAGCACGAGCACGCTCGCGCCGGTCGAGAGCCGGGTGGAAAAAGGTAAACGGGTCACGTGGAAGAGCCTAGTTGTGTCTCCTTCTACACCATCGGTGACGGAAAAGATGCAGGGAAAATGCGCCCTCGCCGGGAATCACCGGGGCTGCACGGGCACGGTGGCAATGGTCGGGTCGCCCCGCCCCTGCGGTCGGCACGAGCGCTCACTTGCATGCGCAGGGTGGGGCGGTAGTTTCCCGCCGCCGTGAAAGATCAATTCATCGCCGCCAAACAGCGCTGGGCCGAAAAGCAGAAAGCCGCCGGCTTCAAGCCGAGAGACGTGGCCGCGCCCGACCGCCTGCCGCCCGGCCAACGTCTGACCAAGGGCTTCCCCGTCCTCGACCTCGGCATCCAGCCCGAAATCCCGCATGCCGAGTGGTCGCTCACCGTCGATGGGGAGGTGGAAAACCCCGTGAAGCTCGATTGGACCGCGTTCAACGCACTCCCGCAGGTCGAGGACACGAGCGACTTCCACTGCGTCACCACTTGGAGCAAGTTCGATTGCCGTTGGAGCGGTGTCGCCTTCACCACGCTCTACGAATTGGCGCGGCCCAAGCCCGACGCAGCGTTCGTCTACTTCACTTCCTACGACGGCTACTCGACCAACGTCCCACTCGAGAAGTGCCTCGACGACGACGTGCTCGTAGCGACGCGTTTCGACGGCGAACCCGTGACGCGCGAGCACGGTGGTCCGGCCCGCGTGATCATCCCGAAGCTCTATGCCTGGAAAGGTGCCAAGTTCGTGCAGGGCATCCACTTCCTGCCCGGCGACAAACTCGGCTTCTGGGAGCTGCGCGGCTACTCCAATTCCGCGGACCCCTGGAAGGAAGAGCGCTACGCCTGACGCGCCCGCCCGGCCGGTGCGCGCCTGCTCGCCGCTTGCGAGCCGATGCGCTTTTCCCCTCCCGTGGCGGACCGACTGCTGTTCGTCGCGCTCTCTCGTCCTTTCCTTCCACCCAATCTCCCCGACCGCATGCGTTCCGACAAAAAACCGACCCCCGCCGCGCGCGGACACAACTTCTCCCTCCTCTCCGAAGAGGTCCGCCGCCTCGGGGCCGTGCTCGGCCGCGTCATCGCCGAGCTGGAAGGCCCCGACACCCTCGCCGCCGTCGAGCACCTGCGCCGCCTTGCCAAGGCCGCGCGCAGAGCCGATGCCGCCGCGTTTCGCCGGCTCGACGAAAAGGTCGCCGGCCTCGAACCCGCCGCCGCGCTGCGCATCGCCTTGGCGTTCACCGCCTACTTCGAGTTGGTCAACCTCGCCGAGGAGGACTACCGTATCGCCATCTTGCGCCGCCGCCGCGCGGAACGCTTGCGCGCCGACCCCACCCAGCAGCACGGCGTCATCCGCGAATCGATCGAGGCCGCCGTCCTCGCGCTCAAGGAGGCCGGCGTGGACGACGAGGAGATGCAGGAGATCGTCGACGAACTGCGCATCGAACTCGTCCTTACCGCGCACCCGACCGAATCCAAGCGCCGCACCGTCCTGAGCAAACTGCGCCGCCTCGCCGACATGCTCCAGACCTCCCGCACGCCCGAATCGCAGACGTTTCCCGAGCGCGACAGCGGGCCGCTCGAGCGCGAAATCGCCTCGCTGTGGCTCACCGATCGCGTCCGCAGCCGCCGACCCGAAGTGGTCGACGAAGTGAAGACGGGCCTGTGGTTCTTCGACAACACCCTTTGGGAAACCGTCCCGCACCTCGTCGAAGATCTTCGGCAGGCGCTCGCTGTTCATTATCCCGGCGTTCGTGCCCCCGGTGGCTGGCTGACCTTCGGCTCGTGGATCGGCGGCGATCGTGACGGCAACCCCAACGTGACCGCCTCCGTCACCGCCGATTCGCTCCTGCTCCACCGGCGCATGGCGATCGAGCGCCACCGCCTCGCCGCCCAACAGCTCTCTCGTCTCCTCACCGTATCGAATCGGCGGATACAGGCGTCGCCCGAACTGATCGAACTCCTGCGCGACAGCGACCAGCTCTCCGAGCACATCGCCATCCTCGCCGCGCGGTATCCAAACGAACCCTACCGCCTTCTCCTCGCCGGTCTGCGCCAGCGACTCACCATGGCCTGGGGCGAATGCACCCCCGAACTCCTCTCCCGACTGCCGAAGGGCGACGGCCCCGGACAAATCCGCGCGCGCGACGTGGCGGAAACCCTCCGCACCGCTGCCCAGTCCCTCGCCCGCGGACCCGCCGGCCGGCTCGCCGACGGCGAACTCGAGCGGCTCGTCCAACAAGTGGATACGTTCGGCCTGCACACCGCTCGGCTCGACCTGCGCCAACACTCCGGACGCCACGAAGAAGCGATCGAGGAGATCCTCGAAGCCCACGGCGTGCAGAGCGGTTACTCCGATCTCTCCGAGGCGAAGAAGCGCAAACTCCTCGCCGGCCTGCTCTCCGGCCGCGTCCAGATGGTCCCGCTCGAGTCTGGACCGCATCTTTCCGACGACACCCGCGACGTGATCGAGCCGCTTCGCCTCGCCGCCCGGGTCGCCACGATCCTCGGTCCGGAAGTCCTCGGCACCTACGTCATCAGCATGACCAACGAGGTCTCCGACGTCCTCGAGGCCGTGCTCCTCCAGCAGTGGACCGGCGCTTGTCTCCCGATCGCGCCTCTCTTCGAGACGCTCGACGACCTCGATCGCTCCGGCCGCGTCCTGGAGGCGATGTTCGCCCACAAGAACTACCGGGCGCACCTCCAACGCACCGGCGGCGCGCAGACCGTCATGCTCGGTTATTCCGACAGCAACAAGGACTGCGGATACCTCGCCGCCAACTGGGCGCTCTACCGTGCGCAGGAGGTCATCGCCGACACCTGCGAACACGCCGGCGTGCGCCTCACGCTCTTCCACGGCCGCGGCGGCACCGTCGCTCGCGGCGGCGGTCCGGCCGCGCGCGCCATCCTCGCGCAACCCTGCGGCCTGCGTCACGCTTCCATCCGCATGACCGAGCAGGGCGAGGTCCTCTCCACCCGTTACCACAACGGCGACCTCGCGCACCGCATCCTCGAACAGGTCACCTACGGCGTGCTGCTCGGCGCCCACGCCGCCCGCAGCCGTCGCGAATGGCCCGACGTATTCGTCGAAGCACTACACGAAGCCGCCGCGGCCTCCCACCGTGCCTACCGCCGCATGGTGGAGGATCCCGAGTTCCTCGTCTTCTGGAAGGAAGCCACCCCCATCGACGAGATCAGCGAACTCAAGATCGGCTCGCGTCCCACCTTCCGTCGCGCCACCACGCGCCTCTCCGATCTGCGCGCCATCCCGTGGGTCTTCTCTTGGATGCAGAGCCGGTTCAACTTCCCCGGCTGGTTCGGCCTCGGTTCGGGTCTCGAAGCGATCCTCGCCCGTGGCGACGAAGCTCTCGCGCTCGTGCGTCGCATGTACGCCGAATGGCCGTTCTTCCGCACCGTGATCGACAACGCCCAGCTCACCCTCCGCAAGGCCGACATGGGCATCGCCGAACTCTACTCCTCCATGGTCCGCGACCCCGCCGTGCGCCAACGCGTCTTCGGCGCGATCCGCGAGGAGTTCGACCGTACCTGCCGCGCGATCTTGCTGGTCACCGGCGAAAAGGAACTGCTCGAAAACGAGCCCATCCTACTGCGCTCCGTCGATCTGCGCAACCCCTACATCGACCCGCTCAACCACATCCAAGTCGAGATGCTCCAGCGCCTGCGCAAAGGCGCCGACCTCCCTCCCGCCGAGATCGAAGCGCTGCGCGACGTCGTGCAGCTCACCATCAACGGCATCAGCGCAGGCCTGAAGAACACCGGCTGACGCCGTCTCTTGCCTTTCGCGCGAAAGGTGGGCGCGCATTTCCCTCTGCGCGTCGTAGGGCGGGCGCATGTCGACCGTCGCCGAACGTCCGCCCACTTCGCGCCTTCCACTCCCGCGTATCCAGGAACTCGAGACACGCGGAGAATCTCCCGTCGACCGCGAACGCACGTCTCGCGCGATTTTCGGGGGCGGGTTGCCCGTCGGTTCCGAACCGACGTCTTGCCCTAGGCCCCGACGCCTTCGGCCGAACTCCTTCAGGTGAGCCGAACGAATCGAGTGACGGTTGGTCGCGGAGGGCTGCGGGAATTCGAAGCGCGGAGCCCCGGCGAGGAGGTGTATGGAAGCATCATCGGTCCGAGCCGACTAGGGTGACCGGTCCGAGAAGTCCGGACTCGGGTGCGGGCGCGTCCTCGGGGTGGCCGAGGCCGAGCGCCCACGCTTCGGCGGGAGGTGAATCGGATTGCAGGATCTTCGCGCTCCCTTCCGCTTCGCGGTCGCCGAGGATACGGTTGGTCCACTGGTTGGTGACTTTGATCTCGAGGCGATTGGCGCCCCGGGCGAGATGCGCCGTGACGTCGACGCGGTAGGGCGGCTTCCAGAGTATGCCGAGTGGACGACCGTTGAGCGCGACCTCGGCGAGGTCGCCGACGCGGCCGAGGTCGAGGAACACGCGCGGCGTGTTCTTCGCGTTCACGTTGGGCGCACGGAAAGTGGTCGTGTAGGTGGCTGTGCCCGAGAAGTGCTTCACGCCTGGATCGGCGTGCGACGTCCACGACTCGAGTTGCGAGAAGCGCGCGCGAGCGGGTGCTCCGAGGTTCGGTGCGAAGGCGACTTCCCATGGTCCGGCGACGGAGCCGAGCGGCGTCTCGACGGGAGCTGGTATCGAGCGCGTGGATACGGTGGTGGGTTTGCGGAAGACGACGAACAGGCTCTCGTGCGCGAGCATCCGGAGGGGGATGGTGGTGCGACCGTCGGCGATGGTGAAGGAAGCCGGTTCGATCGTGCCGGAGTCGGAGCGCCAGATTTCCGCTTCACGGCCCGAGACCCGGAACCGGACGTCGATTTCTACGGGGCGATCGGCGAGGCTGGCGAGGTAGTAGACGTCGACCCCGTCGGCGACGCGGTGCGACCACGCGAGGTCGGCATCGAGGAGGCGATCGTGCTCGAGGTCGGGCGCGAGGCCGAGGCGGTCCATGACGTGGTCCAGAGGCAGACCCCAGATCACCGTTCCCTTGCCGTGCCGGCGGACGGTGCGGCTGACGCCGTCGAGATCGCCCCAGATTTCTTCGGCGAGCATGTGGACTTCGGTGTCGCACTCGGGATGACCGGCGAGGCTGGGGGAACGTATCGGGCGTGGACCGACGACCGTGGCGCCCGCGGCGACGAGTTCGTGGATCTTTCGTGTGACTTCGGGCCGCATGCGATCGGTCTGCGGCAGGACGAGAACGCGCCAGCTCGTGCCTTCCGGAGTCGCGATTCGGCCGTCGTCCGCGACCTGTATCCGGTTCAGCAATACGCCGGTGTCGAGAAAGTCGTGTTCGTAGCCGGGGGGCGGGGTGGGGCGGACGCCGACGCCCCAAATCGGCGGCGTGGAAGGCGCGCCCTCGTCGAGCAGGTAGGCGATGTCGGCGACGTTTCGGCCGTATTGGAGCAGGAAGGAGGCACGGGCGAGGTGATCGAGGTAGGGCTTGGCGTGTTCGGCCCACGTGATGTTGCGATGCAGGTGGGTGCCGACCATCAGGTTGCCCGGTTTGGTGTCCAGCGGCTGGTGCGCGGAGGTGTGGAAGACCACGCGGTTGATACCCTGTGCGAGCCAGTAGGCGCCGACGCGATGGAGCGTGGCAGGCGATTCGAAGCCGCCGCCGGTGAACGATTCGGCGGCGACGATCGGTTTGCCGTAGGCGCGCGCGGCGGAGGCGGCGCCGCGGACGTCCTGCACGTACATGAGGCGCGGATGGAGGTCGTTCACCCAGAACTCGCCCATCGGGATCTCGACCTTGCTCTTGTTGAGCAACGTGTCCTCGGGCATCTCCAGCGAGACGCCGGCGGCTTCGGCGTAGATGCCGATGCCGTCGCGTGCGAGTGCCTCCGCCATCGTGCCGTAGTGGGCGTCGGCCCAGAGATCGGCGAGTGTGCGGCGAAAGTCCCAAAGGAAACGCTCGCTGGTCTCGGCGCTGCCCACGATGCGGCCGGTGAGCGCCGGGAGATACGGACGCGGGTCGTAGCCGCGGCGGGTCCGAAACTCGTCGAGGATGGTTTCGGTCCAATTGTTCGTGCCGGCTTCCCAACTGTCCATGGTGACGTAGCGCAGGCTGCTGCCGAAGTGTTCGCCGAGCGCCTCGCGCAACGGATCGATCCAGCCGCGGACGTAGGACTCCATGTGTTTGCGAGAGAGTTTGTCGGCTTCGAGGCCGGTCCCTTCCGGCGTGGCCGGCCGATTCTTCGCGCCGGTGAGCGACTGGCCGATGCGCAGGACGGTCCACCGACCGGGAGGCGCGTTCCACTCGAATGCGCCGTCGGCGCGCATGTTGGCCGTGACGTCGATCACGGAGTCCGCCGCGACCACGGACGAGGACGCGGGTTCCGGGCTGCGGACGGATTCGTATTCGAACAGGAAACTGAACCCCGCCTTCTCCTCCCAGCGATGGAGTCTGGCGGCCGGATGAAGCACCGCTTCGCTCAAGACGTATCCAGAAGGCGGAGACGTATGCGCTTGACTCATCGTGGCGGCGGGTCCGAGCGGAGCGCCCGTGAGTTCGATGCGGTAGAAGCGTGCGCGAGTCGGCGGAAAGGCGTAGGTGCGCACCATTCCTTGGCGATAGAGCTGCGGCCCCGGCATCGTGACGAGTGTGCGGAAGGAGACTCCGTCGTCGCTCGCGAGGACACGGCCCACGGGGATGCCGCGCGCGCTGCCGCCTTGTCCGCCGATCGTGACGGCCTGTGCTGCGAAGGGGGCGCGAAACTGGTACTGCACCCATGCGGGGCTGCCGTCGGTCGGTGCGGGAATCTCGAGTCGAGTATCCAGTTGGTCGTCGAGCAATGCGGCTCCGTCGACGGGCCCTTCGTGCGTGGACACGCGCGGGTTGGGAAGCTCGCCGACGGGTTCGTCCTCGGGCGTGCGAAACGCGATCACGGCCGTGTCGGCGTAGTACGGCTTTTCGTCGGTGGCCTCGCCGTAGTAGCGCGCGCCGGTGTTGCGGATTTGTCCGATGTCGGAGGGAGGAGGCGGCAACCAGCCGGAGAACAGGCCCGGGCCTTGCACGTGCGTTTCGCTCCAGACCAGTTTCTTCATCGCCTCTTCGGGCTTCACCCATGGTCCGCCGGTTTCGCTCCAACCCGGCGAACTGAAGATCGCCATCT from Opitutales bacterium ASA1 encodes the following:
- a CDS encoding sulfite oxidase-like oxidoreductase, with the protein product MKDQFIAAKQRWAEKQKAAGFKPRDVAAPDRLPPGQRLTKGFPVLDLGIQPEIPHAEWSLTVDGEVENPVKLDWTAFNALPQVEDTSDFHCVTTWSKFDCRWSGVAFTTLYELARPKPDAAFVYFTSYDGYSTNVPLEKCLDDDVLVATRFDGEPVTREHGGPARVIIPKLYAWKGAKFVQGIHFLPGDKLGFWELRGYSNSADPWKEERYA
- the ppc gene encoding phosphoenolpyruvate carboxylase; this translates as MRFSPPVADRLLFVALSRPFLPPNLPDRMRSDKKPTPAARGHNFSLLSEEVRRLGAVLGRVIAELEGPDTLAAVEHLRRLAKAARRADAAAFRRLDEKVAGLEPAAALRIALAFTAYFELVNLAEEDYRIAILRRRRAERLRADPTQQHGVIRESIEAAVLALKEAGVDDEEMQEIVDELRIELVLTAHPTESKRRTVLSKLRRLADMLQTSRTPESQTFPERDSGPLEREIASLWLTDRVRSRRPEVVDEVKTGLWFFDNTLWETVPHLVEDLRQALAVHYPGVRAPGGWLTFGSWIGGDRDGNPNVTASVTADSLLLHRRMAIERHRLAAQQLSRLLTVSNRRIQASPELIELLRDSDQLSEHIAILAARYPNEPYRLLLAGLRQRLTMAWGECTPELLSRLPKGDGPGQIRARDVAETLRTAAQSLARGPAGRLADGELERLVQQVDTFGLHTARLDLRQHSGRHEEAIEEILEAHGVQSGYSDLSEAKKRKLLAGLLSGRVQMVPLESGPHLSDDTRDVIEPLRLAARVATILGPEVLGTYVISMTNEVSDVLEAVLLQQWTGACLPIAPLFETLDDLDRSGRVLEAMFAHKNYRAHLQRTGGAQTVMLGYSDSNKDCGYLAANWALYRAQEVIADTCEHAGVRLTLFHGRGGTVARGGGPAARAILAQPCGLRHASIRMTEQGEVLSTRYHNGDLAHRILEQVTYGVLLGAHAARSRREWPDVFVEALHEAAAASHRAYRRMVEDPEFLVFWKEATPIDEISELKIGSRPTFRRATTRLSDLRAIPWVFSWMQSRFNFPGWFGLGSGLEAILARGDEALALVRRMYAEWPFFRTVIDNAQLTLRKADMGIAELYSSMVRDPAVRQRVFGAIREEFDRTCRAILLVTGEKELLENEPILLRSVDLRNPYIDPLNHIQVEMLQRLRKGADLPPAEIEALRDVVQLTINGISAGLKNTG
- a CDS encoding glycosyl hydrolase — protein: MLAPVRRKTVCAALVLAALASLVQTAPASSEASALEAGFRSPPDSARPRTWWHWTRSNVSLEGITKDLEWMKRAGLAGFQLADVNVGGGQTTDPKIPFGTPEWYDAVRHAAAEADRLGLEMAIFSSPGWSETGGPWVKPEEAMKKLVWSETHVQGPGLFSGWLPPPPSDIGQIRNTGARYYGEATDEKPYYADTAVIAFRTPEDEPVGELPNPRVSTHEGPVDGAALLDDQLDTRLEIPAPTDGSPAWVQYQFRAPFAAQAVTIGGQGGSARGIPVGRVLASDDGVSFRTLVTMPGPQLYRQGMVRTYAFPPTRARFYRIELTGAPLGPAATMSQAHTSPPSGYVLSEAVLHPAARLHRWEEKAGFSFLFEYESVRSPEPASSSVVAADSVIDVTANMRADGAFEWNAPPGRWTVLRIGQSLTGAKNRPATPEGTGLEADKLSRKHMESYVRGWIDPLREALGEHFGSSLRYVTMDSWEAGTNNWTETILDEFRTRRGYDPRPYLPALTGRIVGSAETSERFLWDFRRTLADLWADAHYGTMAEALARDGIGIYAEAAGVSLEMPEDTLLNKSKVEIPMGEFWVNDLHPRLMYVQDVRGAASAARAYGKPIVAAESFTGGGFESPATLHRVGAYWLAQGINRVVFHTSAHQPLDTKPGNLMVGTHLHRNITWAEHAKPYLDHLARASFLLQYGRNVADIAYLLDEGAPSTPPIWGVGVRPTPPPGYEHDFLDTGVLLNRIQVADDGRIATPEGTSWRVLVLPQTDRMRPEVTRKIHELVAAGATVVGPRPIRSPSLAGHPECDTEVHMLAEEIWGDLDGVSRTVRRHGKGTVIWGLPLDHVMDRLGLAPDLEHDRLLDADLAWSHRVADGVDVYYLASLADRPVEIDVRFRVSGREAEIWRSDSGTIEPASFTIADGRTTIPLRMLAHESLFVVFRKPTTVSTRSIPAPVETPLGSVAGPWEVAFAPNLGAPARARFSQLESWTSHADPGVKHFSGTATYTTTFRAPNVNAKNTPRVFLDLGRVGDLAEVALNGRPLGILWKPPYRVDVTAHLARGANRLEIKVTNQWTNRILGDREAEGSAKILQSDSPPAEAWALGLGHPEDAPAPESGLLGPVTLVGSDR